The DNA sequence TTTTTCAACACTCTGTTGATTATTTGGGCCATCTTGTCTCTGCCTAAGGAGTGCAAGCAGACCCCACTAAAATTGAAGCCATGCTTAATTGGCCCCAACCAAAGAACTTGAAGCAGTTGCGGggttttcttggtttaacagggTACTACCGGGGGTTTGTAGCTCACTATGCCACTATTGCAGCTCCTCTTACAGAACTACTCAAACGAGACAATTTTAATTGGTCTCCACAAGCAGCCCACGCATTTGAAGAACTAAAGGGCGCCATGACAAGAACTCCCGTGCTACGGTTACCGGACTTTTCAAAGGAATTTGTGGTGGAAACAGACGCTTCTAATGTGGGGATTGGCGGGGTACTTATGCAAGAAGGACACCCACTTGCCTACTTTAGTAAGAAATTGGGCCCAAGGTTTGTGGGAGCTTCCACTTATATACGGGAAATGCGAGCTATTGTTGAAGCGGTTTCTAAATGGCGCCAATACTTATTGGGACGCCATTTCATTATTCGcactgatcataagagtttgCGTGAACTCTTGACACAAGTCATCCAAACTCCCGAACAGCAACACTTTGTCCGTAAGTTGCTAGGATTTCATTTCACCATTGAGTACAAGGCAGGTACATTAAATTCAGCAGCGGATGCTCTCTCCAGGCAGTCTGAAAGCTCCTTTTCTGTTCTTCAAATGGCCATGAGTTCAGCTTCTTTTGATTTTTTGGAGGAGTTGAAACAAGAAAACATTACTTGTCCGGATCTCCGACTCATTCATGAACAGCTACAAAGGGGGGAACTGATGAATTCTCCTTATTCACAAGCTGACGGGTTGCTTTACTATCATCGTCGGCTAGTCATCAGTGAACACTCTAATCTCAAACAACAGCTTCTCACTGAATTTCATTCCTCCCCAGTGGGCGGCCACGCAGGTGTTGATAGAACCTTGATGCGCATTAGTGCCAATTTCTTCTGGGTTGGGTTACGGGCGGATGTTCGCAAGTTTGTCTCGGCTTGTACCATTTGCCAGACCATTAAATATTCACCTACAGCCCCATATGGATTATTACAACCTTTGGAGATGCCAGAACGGGTTTGGGAGGATTTATCTATGGATTTCATTGTCGGTTTGCCTAATTCTAATGGAGCCACCAACATCCTCGTGGTCATTGATCGCTTCACTAAATACGCTCACTTTGGAGCTTTACCAATTCATTATACAGCAACCAAGGTCGCAGACCTTTTTTCTCACATGGTGATTCGGCTCCATAGCATGCCTCGGACCATTGTTTCAGACCGTGACCCTGTGTTTACAAGTGCCTTTTGGAAAAAATTGTTCGAGTTAATGGGTACCACATTAAAAATGAGTTCAGCCTATCACCCCCAAACGGATGGCCAAACGGAGGTCACAAACTGCTACTTAGAACAATATTTACGTGCATTCTCTGCCGAGTACCCCAAGAAATGGAGCAAGTTTCTCTCATGGGCTGAATATCACTACAATACTACTTATCACTCCGCCATCGGCATGACACCATTTCAAGCAGTCTATGGTCGTACCCCACCTACCATTCCAGCTTACACTAGAGGCACCACCACTATTCAAGCGGTTGAGGATGATCTTCTCACTCGAGATCAAATATTGCAGCAGCTGAAACATAATTTGCAGCAGGCACGCCACCGTATGTGCCAACAAGCCAACAAAAAACGGCGTGACATCGAATTCAAAATAGGTGATTTGGTTTTGGTGAAGTTGCAACCATACCGACAAACCACAGTCGCTCATAGGCTGAATACCAAGCTCTGCCGCTGTTACTTTGGCCCCTTCAAAGTCATTTCAAGGGCCGGACCAGTCGCGTACACACTGCAACTTCCTCAAGACAGTCGAATCCATCCCACATTTCATGTATCCTTGCTCAAACCGTATGTTGGATCTTCACCACCACAATGCTACCCTCTTCCTAAGTTCTCTGTTGCCAACAAACCTGTGATGACTTCGTTGGCAATATTAGCCACTCGGGTACAGCAAGTCAGCAATCTTCCCAAGCAGTAAGTGCTAGTTCAATGGTCCATGAGCACCCCGGAAGATGCGACTTGGGAAGACTTCGAATCTTTTGTGCAGATGTACGGGCTGCATAACCTTGCGGACAAGGTTACTTTCGAGGGAGGGAGTAGTGTTAGCACGGCCTAAGTGCTAGGCCCAATTGAATTGGACCCCAAAATGATACAAAAAGGGCTATCCAAGTGGGAGAGGGAAATCATTCAGCTGGCTGATACAAGTCATGGAAAAGAAAGGGGTGTGAGCTGCATTTCAGTTGAAGAAGAAGTAGGGGAGAAAGCCACAGCCGAAGATGGAATAGCTTGAGCCAAGCGAGAGAGAGGGAAGCCACGTTGGATGAAGGACTATGTCTTGAAGATGGTTTGTTAGGCATAAAAGTTGTAACCGTTTATTGTTTTgcttttttctttcttgttgCTGCTCATATAAAAGAGAACAATGTAAAGGATTGTTTATGCTTGATGAATTAGCAAATTGCTATTGGAGATTTGCCTTGTCTCGAAAACAGCTTTTTACTAACAATTAATTTGCAAACGGAAGAGAAGATAATGGTTTTAccatcaaaaataataataaaaaaaattaacttaaaaaaataaacacataacgGTTTTGCTATTACCTGTACAATATACTATATGCttgagattttatttatttattaatattgggATTGAATCAGTCATGAGAAAACTAGCTAAAACGTGTCAAAAGAACTATGCCGCTACATCCACGTGTTGGACACTTTGCAGAAGCAGCTCTGCATGACTACTACTACTGCATGCAAATTACACCGTTCAATGCACCGTTTCTCATATCTTACTAATACCCCAAATTGTCCAATTCTCcctttaaaagaaaaaacaacataaatccGAGGACATAAAAGTAATACACTACCAAAGAAAATTCCACACCAAGAAGAATTTCAAGGAAGGAGTAGCTTAGCCAGCCGCGCGGCCGAGAAAAAATTATTATGGCAATAATACTAGCACAACCGAGAGCATTAACGTGCGCAGTGGGCGTAGCAGTCTTAACGTGCGCACTAACTGTTTCTCTAGTTCTCGGCCACGATGGCAGCAGTAATAAAAACGACGTCGTCGGCTCACAAGAAGAGCCAATGATTCACCAAGTCACTGACAAATCTCATCACGCTCACCTTCTGGGCACGGAGAGGAAGTTCAAGGTGTTCATGGAGAAGTACGGGAAGACGTACGGTAGTAGAGAGGAGTATATACACCGCCTTGGAATCTTCGCTAGGAACATGGTCAGGGCCGCCGAGCACCAGGTCCTTGATCCCACTGCAGTTCACGGCGTGACGCCCTTCTCCGATCTCTCCGAGGAGGAGTTTGAGCGTTCTTTTGCTGGCCTTAGAGGTGGCCCCGGCTTCGGAAATGGGTTGGCGGAGACTACTACGGCGACTGCACCGCCTTTGGAGGTTAAAGACTTGCCGGAGAGTTTCGATTGGAGAGAGAAGGGAGCCGTTACTGAGGTTAAGATGCAGGTGTGTGCGTGTtgcttaattttagttattattctCATCTTTTATTTGGTAATTAGTTAAAATACAGTTGCAACAAAATTGTGAATTATTAATTAGTGTTAtacttttcaaattaatatatacttgcGTTAATAAGATATGGTAAATGAAATTActaacaaattatatatattgagattattaattagttttgttgttaattatgtatattaattaaatgttgATATATATTAGAAATGTTAGCATGGATCATgagctaaaatatatatatagtaataataacaatattatttattattataattattcagGGGTCGTGTGGATCTTGCTGGGCTTTTAGTACGACAGGGGCTGTTGAAGGAGCCAATTTCATTGCAACCGGGAAGCTTCTCAATCTAAGTGAACAACAGCTAGTGGATTGTGACCATACGgtaattagttattaattaatctattttaGATTggatactaattaattaaattagtaaccatttctatatatatatttagtgtgatccGAGTGAGAAAGATGCATGCGACAATGGGTGTGGTGGAGGGCTTATGACAAATGCGTATAAGTATTTAATAGAGGCAGGAGGATTAGAAGAAGAGACTTCATATCCTTACACTGGTAAAAAAGGTGAATGCAAATTTGATCCTGACAAAGTGGCTGTAAAACTTGTCAATTTTACCACCATTCCTATCGATGAGAATCAGATTGCTGCCAATCTAGTCCACCAGGGTCCTCTCGCTGGTAcacaatataattaattatttatatcaaATCATCATATTTCAATAATAATTGTCACACTTCtacatttatataaattaattggtCATGTATATGGATGGATATGCAGTGGGGTTGAATGCAGTGTTCATGCAAACATATATAGGGGGAGTGTCGTGTCCGCTAATATGTGGAAAGAGATGGATAAACCACGGGGTTTTGATGGTGGGATACGGCTCCAAGGGCTACTCCATCCTCAGATTTGGATACAAGCCTTATTGGATCATTAAGAACTCTTGGGGAAAGAGATGGGGTGAGAATGGCTACTACAAGCTCTGCCGAGGCCATGCCATGTGTGGTATCAACACTATGGTCTCAACTGTTCTCACTACTGCCTAGCTCTCTCTtcatcattaattaattacacatatatatatatatatcctcttttttgttttaataacaAATATTTCTCATATATATGTACGGTCTCTCCTTATTTTATTAGCAATAATATTACGTATAATTAGTTGCAAACCATAGTACAACTTATTGGTTTTCAGTCTCTTTGTTTGGCAACTGCATACATTAGCATATAATCTAATTTAACTGCTATATTTAGCAGAAGCACAACTATATATATCTATTGAGATTATAGAAGACAATGAAGACTAAACCAACTAGTATTAAGCTCCCTCTGGACTAATTAAAGGGGTCTCGGCTACTAATTTTTGCGCatctatttacatatatatagattaaatattaaaaattaaaagaattgatgagctaaattatttatttataaaattctggggttcaaaaatttcaattaaCCAGTCTAAGTTAGAACAATTTATCATTATCTAAGTATTTGGAATACTTGATTAAAGAGagtgaaaatgaaaaaaaaaatatccgaCCTGCCGGATTCGAACCAGCGACCTAAGGATATCTACTAGGTTTCCCCACTACAGTCCTCCGCTCTGCCAACTGAGCTAAGGTCGGTTTTTGGCAATATCTTACCAACATTAATATAACTATGTTAGTATTATTTTGTTTAGCTACAGTCAACgctttcaaaataaattaaatacaacTACAAGTAAAGTAATGCATGATTATCGTTTATTTTCTTTTGAgattattgtcatttataattatgtatttAATAGTAAATGATTTGCCCacgtttttctttctttaatcaAATACAGAAGTTTTATTATATTAAGTGGAAAACTGGAATATATTCAGAGCAAGCCAATaaatttttatgttaattttaaacatgtctTTCAAAAACGAAACTAATAACACAATAAATTATAAACAAAATCCATTTGACACATAGAGTAAAAAGTTCTATATACTAGCTAGATAAGGCTGAATCTAAGTAGTGTGTGTGTCTTGTAACTTTATTGGCAAGAGGAGatgaaatttttatatatagcaagcatataaaaaaaaattataataatttatactaTCATATAATTAAGGTTCAAATTTATATACGAAATTAGTATAAGTACATAGGATTTTTATAAAGGCATTGTCAATTATTTAAGTgtgaattttatattttggatccaattcaatccgtgaattagattaattattttggattagttatttttaatattaaattatttaatatttattaaaaaaaatatttttatcacataactcacaaaaaaataaaataatttaccgtcattttatgtctccaacaataaatt is a window from the Cannabis sativa cultivar Pink pepper isolate KNU-18-1 chromosome 1, ASM2916894v1, whole genome shotgun sequence genome containing:
- the LOC115705088 gene encoding probable cysteine protease RD19D, whose translation is MAIILAQPRALTCAVGVAVLTCALTVSLVLGHDGSSNKNDVVGSQEEPMIHQVTDKSHHAHLLGTERKFKVFMEKYGKTYGSREEYIHRLGIFARNMVRAAEHQVLDPTAVHGVTPFSDLSEEEFERSFAGLRGGPGFGNGLAETTTATAPPLEVKDLPESFDWREKGAVTEVKMQGSCGSCWAFSTTGAVEGANFIATGKLLNLSEQQLVDCDHTCDPSEKDACDNGCGGGLMTNAYKYLIEAGGLEEETSYPYTGKKGECKFDPDKVAVKLVNFTTIPIDENQIAANLVHQGPLAVGLNAVFMQTYIGGVSCPLICGKRWINHGVLMVGYGSKGYSILRFGYKPYWIIKNSWGKRWGENGYYKLCRGHAMCGINTMVSTVLTTA